In a single window of the Gracilimonas sp. genome:
- a CDS encoding PorV/PorQ family protein produces MKVILSVFLMLAGSTSIIAQLNITAFPLPTQNFDVKSLSLGTATVSLSDGYGSIFVNPAGIGEDEVLKLSPDFNAFQHPYALDYKSYQLSGTYDVNKSTIGISIQGFRVGGQLVTTYYYENMNYKFRNTELITKFAYARQFENNLKIGAALNYLYSGEAIGTMVSAQKVEPVYAWSMDLGLQHEFSMKYDFGTIKPSSGLALTNFGKGVNYFKGVDYYNSERSSSLPTRLQAGVGFTFISLQKKNGYNFVELRVMQNASKLLVRRESRVNESGTYYVAMNPFKALASSWGSYNYYDGINNKVIEPEQQIWMHSGAEVKFMETVAIRWGLRKAGGFEADMSYQSLGFGLDLFYVVLDYAIVFDNPEYGNFLEGTQWQISGRIPLDGYRPDNILHRLLN; encoded by the coding sequence ATGAAAGTAATCTTATCGGTGTTTCTGATGCTGGCTGGTTCAACTTCTATTATCGCTCAGTTAAATATCACAGCTTTTCCATTACCTACACAAAATTTTGACGTTAAAAGTCTTTCTCTAGGTACAGCTACCGTTTCATTGAGCGATGGGTATGGTAGTATATTTGTAAACCCGGCAGGAATTGGAGAGGATGAGGTACTAAAACTTTCACCCGACTTTAATGCTTTTCAGCACCCATACGCTTTAGATTATAAAAGCTATCAATTGTCGGGAACCTATGATGTGAACAAATCCACCATTGGAATTTCGATTCAGGGATTTAGAGTAGGTGGTCAGTTAGTTACAACTTATTATTACGAAAATATGAATTATAAATTCAGAAATACTGAATTAATCACAAAGTTTGCCTATGCCCGTCAATTTGAAAATAACTTAAAGATAGGAGCCGCATTAAATTATTTATACAGCGGTGAGGCTATCGGGACCATGGTTTCTGCCCAAAAAGTGGAGCCTGTATATGCATGGAGTATGGATTTAGGATTGCAACATGAGTTTTCCATGAAATATGATTTCGGAACAATTAAGCCAAGTTCCGGACTGGCCTTGACGAATTTTGGCAAAGGAGTGAATTACTTTAAAGGAGTAGATTATTATAATTCTGAAAGATCTTCTTCATTACCGACAAGGTTACAAGCCGGTGTTGGCTTTACATTTATATCCTTACAGAAGAAAAACGGGTATAATTTTGTGGAGCTAAGGGTGATGCAAAATGCATCAAAATTATTAGTTCGCAGAGAATCCAGAGTCAATGAGTCGGGGACCTATTATGTAGCTATGAATCCATTTAAAGCTTTGGCAAGTTCCTGGGGTAGTTATAACTATTACGATGGGATTAATAACAAAGTCATTGAACCAGAACAGCAAATTTGGATGCATTCTGGTGCCGAAGTTAAGTTTATGGAAACAGTTGCAATTAGATGGGGATTGAGAAAAGCAGGTGGGTTTGAAGCGGATATGTCCTATCAGTCTCTCGGCTTTGGATTAGACTTGTTTTATGTAGTTCTGGATTATGCCATAGTGTTTGATAATCCTGAATACGGTAACTTTTTGGAAGGTACTCAATGGCAAATTTCCGGCCGTATTCCTTTGGATGGGTACCGGCCGGATAATATTCTGCACAGGCTGCTTAATTGA
- a CDS encoding DUF3857 domain-containing protein: protein MMNKLALISLVLIFSGCGGQKILFEPNPEYIKPVSDIYTLGASSSVRDQEVVLSFYSEDEAEYTEHGVITILDEEHRHMGNFQLFYDHFRELEYLDVQVTNKSGMVVGVYTIDDAQDFSASGSNFFTDARVKVLEAYYYSYPYTIEYKYKYKYSGTLNLPSWRPKSYSQSLNEASFEIKDYTKGNVRYFSKNIEGDPTVTELADYRSTKWELNTELAKKREVYSPPYSEIFPNVVVSASNFKVENSKGDASSWESFGKWYYHLAAGKRELPASAREEIDRLLAGIESERDKVITLYKYMQDQVRYVSIQLGLGGWEPFSADFVYKNKYGDCKALVNYMHAILEYAGIKAQPALIRNGIGSPEVIAEFPSNQFNHVILRVTLQSGEVIWLECTSKYIKPGRIGAGNEGKNALLVTSEGGKIMNTGISDAEQNVVSRFVEVKLSEDGSASLLSKLHNKGAMDDDMVHQLRPLSEKKREEWLIKSITLNDFSLESYKFLGLSDEEPETGYQANINASDFASASSKRLFVPVNKLNRWNIYIPDEEFRSTALRLPYKFSEIDTTIFELPGGYTVEALPADELVENNFGSFRFSLTKEEGKILMERELIIQERDISREEYEEFKSFFATVAKVDQAQFVIVKE, encoded by the coding sequence ATGATGAATAAACTTGCGCTGATTTCTTTGGTACTCATCTTTTCAGGGTGTGGTGGTCAGAAAATTCTATTCGAACCTAATCCTGAGTATATAAAACCAGTAAGCGATATTTATACCCTTGGAGCATCATCAAGTGTTAGGGATCAGGAAGTTGTGCTCAGTTTTTACAGTGAAGACGAAGCAGAGTATACCGAACACGGAGTCATTACCATACTCGATGAAGAGCACAGGCATATGGGGAACTTCCAGCTTTTCTATGACCATTTTAGAGAACTTGAGTATTTGGATGTTCAGGTAACAAATAAGTCTGGGATGGTAGTAGGAGTTTACACCATTGATGATGCTCAAGATTTTAGTGCATCTGGCAGTAATTTCTTTACGGATGCAAGGGTAAAAGTGCTGGAGGCTTATTATTATTCATATCCATATACCATTGAGTATAAATACAAATACAAATATTCTGGTACGCTAAACTTGCCAAGTTGGCGTCCAAAATCATATAGTCAATCACTTAATGAAGCATCATTTGAGATAAAAGATTATACGAAAGGCAACGTAAGGTACTTCAGTAAAAATATAGAGGGTGACCCAACAGTAACAGAATTAGCTGATTACAGAAGTACAAAATGGGAGCTAAATACCGAATTAGCTAAAAAGCGAGAGGTTTACAGTCCACCATATTCAGAAATTTTTCCAAATGTTGTGGTTTCTGCATCGAACTTCAAAGTAGAAAATAGCAAAGGTGATGCAAGCAGCTGGGAGTCGTTTGGGAAATGGTACTATCACCTTGCAGCAGGCAAAAGAGAACTTCCGGCGTCTGCCAGGGAAGAAATAGATCGGTTGTTAGCGGGAATTGAAAGTGAGAGAGATAAAGTCATTACGCTTTATAAATATATGCAGGACCAGGTAAGATATGTAAGTATTCAACTAGGCCTGGGAGGGTGGGAACCATTTTCAGCTGATTTTGTGTACAAAAATAAATACGGTGACTGTAAAGCATTAGTTAATTATATGCATGCCATTCTTGAATATGCGGGTATAAAAGCTCAGCCAGCTTTAATCAGAAATGGTATAGGTAGTCCAGAAGTCATTGCAGAATTTCCATCAAACCAATTCAATCATGTAATATTGAGGGTAACACTTCAAAGTGGGGAGGTTATTTGGCTTGAATGTACGAGCAAGTATATTAAACCTGGAAGAATTGGAGCCGGAAATGAAGGTAAGAATGCCTTATTGGTTACTTCAGAGGGAGGCAAAATCATGAATACAGGAATTTCTGATGCTGAACAAAATGTTGTAAGTAGATTTGTTGAGGTGAAGTTAAGTGAAGATGGTTCTGCTTCTTTGTTATCAAAGCTTCACAATAAAGGTGCAATGGATGACGATATGGTACATCAACTGAGGCCATTATCGGAGAAAAAGAGGGAAGAATGGTTAATAAAATCCATTACCCTTAACGATTTTAGCCTTGAGTCATACAAGTTTTTGGGACTTAGCGATGAGGAACCTGAAACAGGTTATCAGGCAAATATCAATGCCAGCGATTTTGCTTCAGCTTCATCTAAACGATTATTTGTACCTGTTAATAAGTTGAACAGGTGGAATATTTATATCCCGGATGAAGAGTTCAGGTCAACTGCGTTGCGACTTCCATATAAATTTTCAGAAATAGACACCACGATATTTGAACTTCCTGGAGGCTACACTGTTGAGGCTTTACCTGCCGATGAATTGGTAGAAAATAACTTCGGAAGCTTTCGTTTTTCACTAACCAAAGAAGAGGGTAAAATCTTGATGGAAAGAGAATTGATAATACAAGAACGAGATATTTCCAGAGAGGAATATGAAGAGTTTAAATCTTTTTTTGCAACCGTAGCTAAAGTTGACCAGGCACAATTTGTAATTGTAAAAGAATAA
- a CDS encoding DUF3857 domain-containing protein → MKNIILLTLLLFSFDVSYAFQQVYDFGDVPKHQLEMTVYENDSTAKAVVLFDKGETFVEYYNEKFHVKFKRHIRIKILTDEGLDLGEIGIRYRTTDPEQDVKKINAQTYNLEENGKVSKEDIGRRDVYKEKISDNWSEEKFSLPNLKKGSVFEYEYELWSNHPVDFPDWFFQREIPVLWSEYTTNIPEWFSYLSVKRGFQEYHSTDKSTHVGFVRIGNRSESVMMNKHFYAMKNLPAIRPEPYMKATVDYLSHVRFQLSSFTSPDGYVTNFLSTWPELSQELLDDGDFGKRLESSRKLKAAVNNLITDGDSDLEKVQKIFDHISEVMVWNERTSIYAFEDLEDAYESSSGNSGTINLILIQMLREAGLKSYPVILSTRMNGEIIKLFPLVSQFNHTIAYVEVDDRYYLLDANNEKRPFNLLPATTTNGEGLLIHEGSPIWINIDNAVQHSMIKLINLTIDETGGYEGDLSARNEGFFAMADREKMDSTKTESIESSDFFNADGINIDTMVVKQASLTEPYSYEIEFHKNGQDSVGIIYLNPMITDRVSKNPFKLQERTYPVEYDYPFNKRLIVNIIIPEGWKVDEIPQSVLHALPSQDAHFQRIVQTMGNTISFQYIFNVKKKKFMPEEYQKIKDMYEDLVTRHSENIVLKKEI, encoded by the coding sequence ATGAAGAATATCATCCTTTTAACACTTTTACTTTTTTCTTTTGATGTGAGCTATGCATTTCAGCAGGTTTATGATTTTGGTGATGTGCCGAAGCATCAACTTGAGATGACAGTGTATGAAAATGACTCAACGGCAAAGGCTGTTGTGCTTTTTGATAAAGGAGAGACGTTTGTTGAGTACTACAATGAGAAATTTCATGTGAAGTTTAAACGGCATATACGAATAAAAATCCTGACAGATGAAGGGCTTGATTTAGGGGAAATAGGTATCAGATACAGAACTACTGATCCAGAGCAAGATGTAAAAAAAATAAATGCCCAAACTTATAATTTAGAAGAGAATGGGAAGGTCAGCAAAGAGGATATTGGCCGAAGAGATGTTTATAAAGAAAAAATATCAGACAATTGGTCGGAGGAAAAATTTAGTCTCCCTAATTTAAAAAAGGGAAGTGTATTTGAGTATGAATATGAATTATGGTCGAATCATCCGGTTGATTTTCCTGACTGGTTTTTTCAACGGGAGATCCCGGTTCTTTGGAGTGAATACACGACCAACATCCCCGAATGGTTCAGCTACCTTTCGGTTAAAAGAGGCTTTCAGGAATACCATAGTACCGATAAATCCACGCATGTCGGTTTTGTAAGAATAGGGAATCGGTCTGAAAGTGTAATGATGAACAAGCACTTTTACGCCATGAAAAATTTACCGGCTATCAGGCCCGAGCCTTATATGAAAGCAACAGTTGATTATTTATCGCACGTAAGGTTTCAGCTCTCATCATTCACGTCTCCGGATGGTTATGTCACAAACTTTTTGTCTACGTGGCCAGAGCTATCACAAGAACTTTTAGATGACGGGGATTTTGGTAAACGGCTTGAAAGCAGTAGAAAATTAAAAGCGGCCGTAAATAATTTGATTACTGATGGTGATTCTGATTTAGAGAAAGTACAGAAGATTTTTGATCATATATCAGAAGTGATGGTTTGGAATGAGCGAACCAGCATTTATGCATTCGAAGATCTTGAAGATGCCTATGAAAGCAGTAGTGGCAATAGCGGTACCATTAACCTGATTCTGATACAAATGCTGAGAGAGGCCGGGCTTAAATCGTATCCGGTAATTTTAAGTACCCGTATGAATGGAGAGATTATTAAGCTTTTCCCACTTGTTTCTCAATTCAATCACACCATAGCCTATGTAGAAGTAGACGATAGGTACTATTTGTTAGACGCAAATAACGAAAAGAGACCGTTTAACCTTCTTCCGGCCACAACTACAAATGGGGAAGGGCTGCTGATTCATGAAGGAAGTCCGATCTGGATTAATATCGATAACGCGGTACAGCACAGCATGATAAAATTAATTAACCTGACGATTGATGAAACAGGTGGATATGAAGGGGATCTTAGTGCAAGAAACGAAGGGTTTTTTGCAATGGCTGACCGTGAGAAAATGGATTCAACAAAAACAGAGTCTATAGAAAGTAGCGACTTTTTTAATGCCGATGGTATCAATATTGACACCATGGTTGTGAAGCAAGCAAGCCTGACAGAGCCTTACTCATACGAAATAGAATTTCATAAAAATGGACAAGATTCTGTTGGTATCATTTACCTCAACCCGATGATCACAGACCGTGTTTCAAAAAATCCTTTTAAGCTACAGGAGAGGACCTATCCGGTTGAATATGATTACCCATTCAATAAAAGGCTTATTGTAAATATAATTATTCCAGAAGGGTGGAAGGTTGATGAAATACCCCAATCGGTCTTACATGCATTACCGTCTCAGGATGCGCATTTTCAGCGGATTGTACAGACCATGGGAAATACGATTTCATTTCAATACATCTTTAATGTAAAAAAGAAAAAATTTATGCCGGAAGAATATCAAAAAATTAAAGATATGTATGAAGACCTGGTTACCAGACACAGTGAAAACATAGTATTAAAGAAAGAGATTTAG
- a CDS encoding DUF3857 domain-containing protein, whose protein sequence is MRLSSSFILFVVAFFISISYSLSAQDREFGDVRIADFFNYDQSYDSTSPAIALFDVAKVHFDDRYNVYMQRHTRLKILNESGLDYGNIELVFDRDIDQHINDVRAVTYTMDKGNLKRSEISRKDVFEEKLVEDIYAKKFTMPNVEKGAILEYSYQKKLGNPFYLPDWEFHKEIPVQHSSIYLRIPWRFKYHMVFKGTDTHYITRSGSLKQAYENEYFIEISKDSLPPVEDLPFIDSRDNFISKVFTQLNFAYRDNGSKIEYLKDWEKISDEIRSHRNIGKQKTNREIRAKVEELTQGMTSKIEKMKKIFEFTSTYLSFNGRHQVISEKGIRDTFRDKTGSSGDINILLYKMLEEAGIDASYGLMSTRSNGLVLTDYPIINQFNHIVAIVELGGRVFTLDATEGKRSVFLPPVKNLYQFAYVVQDDSYGWYEVVPSQESETNSVLSYEIDLSGKAKAEWTNTSIGYPAQSRRNLLTAGNMEDATKGMLKEIENVHIDTVIIRGMGNYDNTAVHFTQFSFDMFNGDSLREVNYFNPFVFLADQENLLEAPTREFPLYFPYPIKESKSIIIKIPQEYMIDELPASTTVSMPDNKGMFSLQVSSTDSNIRITSEFFINKMFYEVGDYEKLREMFLELAASHSKTVVIKKINQN, encoded by the coding sequence ATGCGATTAAGCTCTTCATTCATTCTATTTGTGGTAGCTTTCTTTATATCAATTAGCTATTCACTTTCTGCTCAGGATCGTGAATTCGGGGATGTGAGAATCGCTGATTTTTTTAACTACGACCAATCTTATGATAGTACTTCTCCAGCTATTGCACTTTTTGATGTAGCTAAAGTCCACTTCGATGATCGCTATAATGTGTATATGCAAAGACACACCAGGCTGAAAATCTTAAACGAGTCTGGTCTTGATTACGGTAACATAGAACTGGTTTTTGATCGGGATATAGACCAGCACATTAATGATGTAAGGGCAGTTACATATACTATGGATAAGGGGAATCTCAAGAGATCAGAAATATCACGAAAAGATGTTTTTGAAGAAAAGCTTGTGGAAGATATTTATGCAAAAAAGTTCACAATGCCGAATGTTGAGAAGGGAGCCATTCTGGAATATTCTTATCAAAAAAAGTTGGGCAACCCATTTTATTTACCTGATTGGGAGTTTCACAAAGAAATACCTGTTCAACATAGCTCCATATATTTGAGAATACCCTGGCGGTTTAAATATCATATGGTTTTTAAAGGAACAGATACTCATTATATAACCAGGTCTGGCAGCTTAAAACAGGCATATGAAAATGAGTACTTTATTGAAATTTCGAAGGATAGTTTGCCCCCGGTTGAAGATCTTCCATTTATAGATAGCAGAGATAATTTTATTTCCAAGGTATTCACGCAGTTGAATTTCGCCTATAGGGATAATGGAAGTAAAATTGAATATCTGAAAGATTGGGAAAAAATCTCTGATGAAATAAGAAGCCATCGAAATATTGGTAAACAAAAGACCAACAGAGAAATTCGGGCTAAGGTTGAAGAGCTAACGCAGGGCATGACGTCAAAAATAGAGAAGATGAAGAAAATCTTTGAGTTTACTTCTACCTATTTGTCTTTTAATGGCCGTCATCAGGTTATTTCGGAAAAAGGAATCAGAGATACATTTAGGGATAAAACAGGGTCTTCCGGCGACATTAATATTCTGCTTTACAAGATGCTCGAGGAGGCAGGCATAGATGCGTCTTATGGTCTTATGAGTACACGTAGTAATGGGTTGGTGCTAACCGATTATCCCATCATAAACCAGTTTAACCATATTGTTGCAATTGTAGAGTTAGGTGGCAGAGTATTTACATTAGATGCTACTGAAGGAAAACGATCTGTCTTTTTACCTCCGGTTAAGAACTTGTATCAATTTGCCTATGTAGTACAAGACGATAGCTATGGATGGTATGAAGTTGTGCCATCTCAAGAGTCTGAAACTAATTCGGTTCTGTCTTATGAAATTGATTTGTCAGGTAAAGCTAAGGCAGAATGGACGAATACCAGTATAGGCTACCCTGCACAAAGCCGGAGAAATCTTTTGACTGCAGGAAATATGGAGGACGCTACTAAAGGGATGTTAAAAGAGATCGAAAATGTACACATTGATACAGTAATTATTCGGGGGATGGGGAATTACGATAATACGGCCGTTCATTTCACACAATTCAGTTTTGATATGTTCAACGGTGACAGCCTCAGAGAAGTAAATTATTTTAATCCATTTGTGTTTCTTGCCGATCAGGAAAACTTATTGGAAGCACCAACCCGTGAGTTTCCGCTTTACTTTCCATATCCCATTAAAGAATCCAAGAGCATAATCATAAAGATTCCTCAGGAATATATGATTGATGAATTGCCAGCATCTACAACGGTTTCAATGCCTGATAATAAAGGGATGTTCAGCTTACAAGTAAGCTCAACTGATTCAAACATTCGTATAACTTCGGAGTTTTTTATCAACAAGATGTTTTACGAAGTCGGGGATTATGAAAAACTTAGAGAGATGTTTCTGGAGTTAGCAGCAAGTCATTCAAAAACGGTGGTCATCAAAAAAATTAATCAAAATTAA
- a CDS encoding phosphoglycerate kinase produces MAKLTLNDVDVKGKKVLMRVDFNVPIEHGEITDDNRIVQALPSIKHVIDHGGLLILTSHLGRPSGIPEPEFSLKPAADHLAELINTKVHFAEDCIGEKAEEAIYNAKHGEVVVLENVRFHKGETKNDEEFSKALAAHADLFVNDAFGSSHRAHASVAGVTRYLQPAVSGFLLEKEIKYLEESINDPDRPFVAILGGAKVSDKIGVIENLIPKVDTIIIGGGMTYTFYKAKGWPIGNSLVEDDKVELAKELLKKAENQGIRFMLPIDSVVAKEFKNDAEHKVVDEDGIEEGWMGLDIGPQSSIAFGNQIKSAKTVLWNGPMGVFEMENFADGTFSVAEALAEATKFGATTIIGGGDSAAAIKKAGLSDDVSHVSTGGGASLEYLEGKELPGVAWLTDK; encoded by the coding sequence ATGGCTAAACTCACACTCAACGATGTCGATGTAAAAGGCAAAAAAGTACTAATGCGCGTAGATTTTAACGTGCCCATCGAACATGGTGAAATCACTGATGACAATCGAATTGTACAAGCGCTGCCTTCTATTAAACATGTCATTGATCATGGGGGGCTGTTGATTTTGACAAGTCACCTTGGCCGGCCATCGGGGATTCCGGAACCTGAGTTTTCACTGAAACCAGCAGCGGACCATTTAGCCGAATTGATCAATACTAAAGTCCATTTTGCTGAAGATTGTATTGGGGAAAAAGCCGAGGAAGCTATATATAATGCCAAACATGGAGAAGTGGTTGTTTTGGAAAATGTACGTTTCCACAAAGGAGAGACGAAAAACGATGAAGAATTCAGCAAAGCCCTCGCTGCTCATGCCGATCTGTTTGTAAATGATGCCTTTGGAAGCAGTCACCGGGCTCACGCTTCGGTAGCCGGGGTAACCCGATATCTTCAGCCGGCAGTTTCCGGTTTTTTACTGGAAAAAGAAATTAAATATCTGGAAGAAAGTATAAACGATCCCGACCGGCCCTTCGTGGCTATTTTGGGTGGAGCCAAGGTTTCTGATAAAATTGGGGTAATCGAAAACCTGATTCCTAAAGTGGATACCATCATTATTGGCGGTGGAATGACTTACACGTTCTATAAAGCAAAAGGCTGGCCAATTGGGAATTCTCTGGTTGAAGACGACAAAGTAGAGTTAGCTAAAGAACTGCTCAAAAAGGCAGAGAATCAGGGCATCCGGTTTATGTTACCGATAGATTCTGTGGTAGCAAAAGAATTTAAAAATGATGCTGAACATAAAGTGGTAGATGAAGATGGTATCGAAGAAGGCTGGATGGGACTAGATATTGGACCACAATCTTCTATTGCTTTTGGAAATCAGATTAAGTCTGCCAAGACCGTACTCTGGAATGGGCCTATGGGCGTATTTGAAATGGAGAACTTTGCGGATGGAACCTTTTCTGTTGCTGAAGCTCTTGCAGAAGCCACTAAATTTGGAGCAACCACTATTATCGGAGGGGGAGACTCGGCTGCAGCTATCAAAAAAGCCGGACTTAGTGATGATGTATCCCACGTTTCTACAGGCGGTGGGGCGAGTCTTGAGTACCTGGAAGGTAAAGAATTACCAGGTGTTGCATGGCTGACGGATAAGTGA
- a CDS encoding cysteine desulfurase family protein: MRTVYLDHAATTPLDDRVLEAMLPYLKENYGNANSPHHLGQKSKVIVEDAREKVATLIGAEPSEIIFTSGGTESDNAVIKGVLAVSGDKKEVITSELEHHAVLHTVELAKMQGVKPVFAKSKDCGTITADAVKEAITENTALVTIMHVNNEIGTINPLKEIAEVCKEHGVPLHSDTVQSLGKIPLNVKDLNIDFLSGSAHKIYGPKGTGIMYIKNGSKWIPWMQGGSQERRRRGGTLNVPGIVGFAKALELAVSEMDNHTRRFKKLRSLLLSTMDEKLDFKYNVNGPKDNGVPHIVNLSFSDDQGKYIDGEMLLLNLDIEGICVSNGSACTSGAVEPSHVLNGIGMEEGLAKSSIRVSFGKQNTEEDVLYFVEKLDSVLKRMFSVA; encoded by the coding sequence ATGCGAACGGTATATTTAGATCACGCCGCCACCACTCCATTGGATGATCGCGTGCTGGAAGCCATGCTTCCTTACCTGAAAGAAAATTATGGCAACGCCAACTCTCCCCATCACCTTGGGCAGAAATCCAAGGTTATTGTTGAGGATGCCCGCGAAAAAGTGGCTACTCTGATAGGTGCTGAACCTTCTGAGATTATTTTTACCAGCGGCGGAACCGAAAGTGACAATGCGGTTATTAAAGGTGTACTTGCTGTTTCTGGCGACAAGAAGGAAGTTATTACTTCCGAGCTCGAACACCATGCTGTACTTCACACCGTTGAGTTAGCGAAGATGCAGGGTGTAAAACCCGTATTTGCCAAATCAAAGGATTGCGGAACTATAACCGCTGATGCTGTAAAAGAGGCTATCACGGAGAATACCGCCTTAGTAACCATTATGCATGTCAATAATGAAATTGGCACCATCAACCCGCTAAAAGAAATTGCCGAAGTGTGTAAAGAGCATGGTGTACCACTTCATTCTGATACCGTTCAAAGCCTTGGGAAAATCCCGCTGAATGTAAAAGACCTTAATATTGACTTCCTGAGCGGGAGTGCCCATAAGATCTATGGCCCAAAGGGAACCGGCATCATGTATATAAAAAACGGCTCAAAATGGATTCCATGGATGCAGGGTGGCTCACAGGAACGTCGCCGGCGCGGAGGCACGCTGAACGTTCCTGGTATCGTTGGCTTTGCCAAAGCACTTGAACTTGCGGTTAGTGAAATGGATAATCATACCCGTCGTTTCAAGAAACTTCGTTCTCTCCTGCTTAGCACTATGGATGAGAAACTGGACTTCAAGTACAATGTAAATGGCCCTAAAGATAATGGAGTGCCGCATATTGTGAATTTATCTTTTAGTGATGATCAGGGTAAATACATAGATGGCGAGATGCTGCTTCTGAATCTGGATATCGAAGGAATTTGTGTTTCTAACGGTTCCGCTTGTACATCCGGAGCTGTAGAGCCTTCTCACGTACTCAATGGAATCGGCATGGAAGAAGGGCTTGCAAAATCCAGTATTCGGGTTAGCTTCGGAAAGCAAAACACAGAAGAGGATGTACTTTACTTCGTTGAAAAGCTGGACTCTGTATTAAAAAGAATGTTTTCTGTAGCCTGA
- a CDS encoding TIGR00730 family Rossman fold protein: protein MKKNICVYCGSRESNNPRFPELAQQAGREIARRNWGVVYGGGKVGMMGKLADAALDNGGDVFGVIPTRLKKAEVAHTELTDLHETQDMHTRKALMESLSDAFLILPGGFGTLDEFFEILTWRQLGIHDKPIFLLNSEGYFDGLVKFTESAIQYDYISKKSLNLFKVCTEIDSCIEMLERFFEED from the coding sequence ATGAAGAAAAATATTTGCGTGTATTGCGGTTCCCGTGAAAGTAATAATCCTCGTTTCCCCGAATTGGCCCAACAAGCCGGCAGGGAAATAGCCCGCCGAAACTGGGGTGTGGTTTACGGAGGCGGAAAAGTAGGGATGATGGGTAAGCTTGCTGACGCTGCCCTCGATAACGGTGGTGATGTTTTTGGGGTGATACCAACCCGACTTAAAAAAGCGGAAGTTGCCCATACTGAACTTACAGATCTTCACGAAACACAAGACATGCACACCCGAAAAGCACTCATGGAATCTCTTTCAGATGCTTTCCTTATCCTGCCGGGTGGGTTTGGAACCCTTGATGAGTTTTTCGAAATCCTGACCTGGAGGCAACTGGGCATTCATGATAAACCCATATTTCTGCTTAACAGCGAAGGTTATTTTGATGGATTGGTGAAGTTTACGGAAAGTGCTATTCAATACGATTACATTAGCAAAAAAAGCCTGAACCTATTTAAGGTGTGTACTGAGATTGACTCTTGTATTGAGATGCTGGAACGTTTTTTCGAAGAGGATTGA
- a CDS encoding DUF1499 domain-containing protein, translating to MPKISQNNPLPPCPVTPNCIRTSEEYLAGVEKVYEAFVRVFDEEAYRWEVIDPKRIELHAVYRIPVFGFKDDVDVIMEEAAGITTVYIRSASRLGAYDLGVNNRRVKRILKKAENKIKS from the coding sequence ATGCCAAAAATTTCCCAGAATAATCCGCTTCCGCCCTGCCCGGTAACTCCAAATTGCATCCGAACTTCAGAAGAATATCTGGCAGGAGTTGAAAAAGTGTATGAAGCCTTCGTCCGTGTTTTTGATGAAGAAGCATACCGATGGGAAGTGATTGACCCAAAACGAATAGAATTACACGCCGTTTACCGAATTCCTGTTTTTGGTTTTAAAGATGATGTAGATGTAATTATGGAAGAAGCCGCAGGCATCACAACTGTTTATATCCGAAGTGCGAGCCGGCTTGGTGCCTACGACCTTGGCGTCAACAATCGCAGAGTTAAACGCATTCTCAAAAAAGCAGAGAATAAGATTAAGAGCTAA
- a CDS encoding cytochrome B yields MYEGLLHAHSGLRWIVLVLIVWALFKSATGWAGKKDYQKSDRLAALLALIFTHIQLLIGLALYFISPKVSFQSGVMESQLLRFYTVEHMSMMIIAIALITIGFSTAKRLSDSVAKHKRIAIMYGIGLAIILASIPWPFRGLGAGWF; encoded by the coding sequence ATGTACGAAGGTTTATTACACGCGCATTCTGGTCTCCGATGGATTGTTTTGGTTTTAATTGTTTGGGCTTTATTCAAGTCTGCCACCGGCTGGGCTGGCAAAAAAGATTATCAAAAATCAGATAGACTGGCTGCATTGCTGGCACTGATTTTCACCCATATCCAGTTGTTGATTGGCCTGGCTCTTTATTTTATAAGCCCAAAAGTATCCTTCCAGTCCGGAGTAATGGAAAGTCAGTTGTTACGTTTTTATACCGTCGAACATATGTCAATGATGATCATTGCTATTGCACTCATCACTATTGGATTTAGTACAGCCAAACGTTTATCAGACTCTGTGGCAAAGCATAAGCGAATTGCCATCATGTATGGAATTGGGCTGGCTATCATCCTTGCTTCAATCCCATGGCCTTTCCGCGGATTGGGTGCCGGATGGTTTTAG